TATCAGATTGTCCTTTGACATCAGGTTGTACTTCATCACAAAGCGAGTGAAGCGATGGCACAAGAACGTCTCATTCTGGGCAGGGAGAAAAACATGTATGCAACAGTTCATCACATGAAATCAGCTGGCTGTGTCATGTTAATTGGCAACAACTGCATTAAATACTGATGTTccatagaaaaacaaatctaaaaaaCTGATCATTTCTCTACCTCATATTTGTCAAAGATTTGGCGGTGGTGGAAATATGCATGGGAGAATATCCGATAGATCCGCCGGCACACGGAGCCCAGCTTAGCTACTGAGGATTCTTTAATGCTCACCCTGTGGAACAAGACACCACAGCTTCAGCTAAGATCCACAGACACAAAGCTGAATGATATCATGATGATTATATGACATGGTTGCTACTATTATTGATACACTATGATCCACTGGTAAAAGCAGGAGATTTAATGGAAAGGGGGCTGTTAGGTTTATGGTGGAGAGATCTGTTTTCACCTGCTGGGGAAATACTTGTTACTGTTGAGGAGACAAGCAGCTCCGTCCAAAGTGTGTCTGGTGTAGTCGATGGCtggacactgaaaaaaaaaaaaaaaaaaaaaaaaacataaaataaattcaaatgtaagAATATAAGACtgggaaaaaattaaatctaACCAACATGAATCTGCAGTACCACTATCACATGCTAACAGTTCTTTTTCACAGCaagcattttgacatgaaatagcaggtaaacccaggtgttactgatgatatTAATTCAGGTTCTGTTCCAGTGagtcagcatgaacaacagcagcaggaccGCGGCTAGAGCCTTAATCaatgttattagtaacacctgtgtttacctgctatttcatgttcaaatggctgctgtgaaaaaggactGCTTACAGTAACCTATGTTGTAACTGAGACAGGAATAATGCAGATATGAACATGATCACAGACAAAGCTCAGCTTTTCCAGATACCACTTATCCTACTGTGTAAGAATGTGCACAAGTCAATGTTCCCATGGTCAGCTATTCAGTGCGGCCTAAACTAATGTTTGAGTCTTCAGCCATATCCACAAATCATGTCAGCAATGAGGGCCGCAGTTTTTTCAGCTGGGAGTCTGAAGTGTATTATAAATGATATCATGATACTTTATTGAGGTCTATCTTCCTCAATTATAGACACACTGGctgtattttcttgtattttcttgaGCCATACCACCTTCCACTGATTGGCTTTTACTCTTCTTGAAATCTGATATAACCGGACTTAGCTATTGGAAGTTGagggcaaaacaacaaaaaaggtggAATTAATAACACCAGAAGTCTTATAGGCTGCCGGATGGGGGCTTACTCAGCTATTTAAGTCCTGCATAGTTCTACTCTATTAATAAGTTATGTTAATAGAACATCACACTATTGACATGTTATTTTTAACGTAAATGCCCCACTGGGCCTGCTGGCATTACACAGAAGTTCATGGGGTCATCCACAATGCCAGTTTTCATCCTCTAGCCAACAGGAATCTGCATAACAACTGTTACAACCAGCAGGCCAGCTGGTGGAGCTACAGGACAGCTGATGGAGGCACCAGAGTTGATAAGTATCATCATATAGCCAACAGCAAAGTTAACACCAACTTCCatggaaatgcaaaaaaaaaaatgttttggagaaATCAGTgtatgagataaaaaaaaaaaaaaatagcctgctggtggcacttGAGAATAAGTCATGAGATCACCAAAAATGCCAGGTTTCATCGTCCAGGCAACATGAAGGTAATCAGCAGTGTAGACCCACAGCCTCCCAGCAGGGCAAAGAGTGTTAACAGATAAATCCCTTGAATGACGATTCAGGTATTTGGTCTGCATGACCCTTCCATAATGAATTGTTGTTGAACGTACCTCTTTAGGAGTCTTGTGAGCTGCACAGAGGAAGATCCACTGCTCAGTGGCAGTCATCTGGGTGCATATGTCTGCAAAGCACTCTCCCTAGAGACAGATACAGCAGCAAGTGACTCACAAACACATCCGCTAGCTATCAGAGGTCCATGATGGACGCAGTACAATAAAAGaaacagtcattaaaaaaaaaaatcactgaggtTTGAAGATTATGGGTTTTTAAACGGTGGCCATGATACCTGTATTTCTGTATAGCTGATATAGAGTTTCTTTACAGTTAATCATTTTCTTGGAACATTACAAAACTTCAAACTCTGCAGTGTTTCTCCCAACATTTCATTCTTGTCAATGGCATTTAGTCCACACAATATTAAAATTCATCCTTGAAACTTCATTACAGTAATACAtatcaaaatgacaaattgcATCAATGTTGGAGGTGGATGACACTGAGTTGCCAATGTCCAATTCACCAGAAAAGTCCACCATTAGTTCTCTATGTCAACCAAGCAATATTAATCTAGTAGTACTAGTACTTTTTGTACTACTTCAAATCCACTGATTCAATattcttacaaaatgattgcAGGTGTTAAAGTCAGCAAACCTCTATCTTGGGAAACATTTTAGGATCATTTTTTCCAACGTCACGTATACCTCGGTCACATGATTTTCAGCTGACGTTTGTGGGGTCATTTTCAATTAGAATTCGGGAAACATCAGGCGGAACAGTTACCCGCTGCTGCGTCACCCCGCTCCAGACGCCTCAACAattctgatttctttttccatctgtcATACTGCTCAAATTAGGATTACAACATCCCTAAGAAAAACTTGGGTGAGGACAGGAGTGACGCAGCTGTTCAGCGATGGAATCCTGTACATGTAATGTGGCAGCTGTCGCATTTAATTCTGTTGGCTGACGAAATGTACGATCAAGAGCTGGATGCAGTGAAAGTAACTAAGTTATTCTGCATTTGCAGAGGATGTGAACAGTTACTCTCTGAGCTCCGAATAATTCAACCAGACTGTGGGAAAGAGGCTAATGATGGTTGCAGAAGAGTGCAAAATGACACTGAAGAGGCATACCTGCAATTTGACAGCCAGGCCGTTCAGCTCTAAACAAAACTGCCTAaagaagagacacagagaaataaagaaaacaagaagaattACATACTATTCTTGgatattattttgtttacatgGTGAGAAGTTACATGCAAGTCCCATTTCTAACATGCTATTACAATATtgcatgtcaaaatgtcactgctacaaaatgtatgtaatcTGATCAGATTTGGAAATTTTGCACAATTGTTGCACAGTTAATTCAACCAAGGTCCTTTCAGGAGTGGCTACCTGAGGTGTTCATACTTCCAGACGCCCTCATCCTGCCCCTCAGGAGGCTCTAAAATCTTCTCAATGTTGGCACAGTCTGACCGAATGTTCTGCTGGATATactgagagacaaacacacactaaaaatgACAGTACCACAGGGCCGTGACCACCAGCAGCATATCCAGTGGAGCTGAAACAATCAGTCCATCAGCAGAAAATTCTGATAATAGATTAGTCATTTTAATCTTAATCGTTTTGCTGGTTATGCCTTCACAAATGTTAAGGATTACTTGCTAATGTACACCTTCTGCATGCCTGTCATCTTTCTGCATGAGTGCAGGAACAAAAATTGATTAAATGTGGAATATAACTGCAACACATCATTTACCACGCAAATAATCACCTGTTTTAATATCAGcagtttttgatattttgtgtgtaaatgatgTGTGTCTCAATGCAGTTATCTTATGAGTGAAATCGGGATGTTTTCAaagttgcagcagtgtgttgaaTAGCCCGCTTTCTAtcattacaaaacaaatatgtatTTCTTCTGAAGCAATCTGAAGAGgtcactttgggctctgggATATGGTCATGATAGTCATCTGTCattagttttaacattttatagatgACATGATTAATCGAAAAACTAACTTGCAGATTAATCAACAAAGAATGGAATCATCAGTTGCAGTACAAATGCCTCAGGAACCTAATGTGACCCATGGAGAGACTTCACACAAAACTCAGAGGAATTCATTTAATACTacaaataatagtaataacaactGGTGGGATGGGTTCaaaaaggtggattttttttctatccagGTCAATTCAgggttttttgggttttttttttggaccctTTACATGCAGTCACAAACTGTCACAACTTTGATTGATGTAACTTTGATTGATTATTGTTAAAATTGTTGGAACAAATACTGAACATTTACTAACGTGTCTATTACATATCGCACTCGGTGTTATCTCAGTGTCGTGCTTCTTTTACAGCAGTACAGGGTGGGCTACAGAATATAACCCACAGCTTATCTGATGACGATTATGAACAAGAAttattgtaaacaaaataaagggGCTGTAGTAACACTGCAGCCTGTCTTTCATCACATGCTGAGCCAAAGTAAAGCTGGCAGGATGATGTTCCTCATGTTTATGCTAACTGTGAGGTTAGCTTATCTCACCTGCTGAACGGCCAGGGTACTGTCCATGTCCTCAAATGACTCGTCAGGCCAGTTGTAGAAGTCctgaagccacacacacacacacacacacacacacacacacacacacacacacacacacacacacacacacacacacacacacacacggttagcTCTCACAGCCACAGGTcagcctctgctctgctgcacttGTCATTAACTGAGCTAGCTAACGTAGCGGCTCAGCTGACACCAAATGACAGCTGCACCAAGGAGCCACCGAGCTAATGTCTGCTATTGGCCACATATAGCCATATAACCACCAGACTTAGACAGtgtaacttttattttaagTCTTACTTTATGTTAACAAAGCTATTTTGGCCCTAACTTACACTGTAACGTTAGAATATGC
The DNA window shown above is from Myripristis murdjan chromosome 2, fMyrMur1.1, whole genome shotgun sequence and carries:
- the LOC115371149 gene encoding MOB-like protein phocein; the protein is MVMAEGTAVLRRNRPGTKAKDFYNWPDESFEDMDSTLAVQQYIQQNIRSDCANIEKILEPPEGQDEGVWKYEHLRQFCLELNGLAVKLQGECFADICTQMTATEQWIFLCAAHKTPKECPAIDYTRHTLDGAACLLNSNKYFPSRVSIKESSVAKLGSVCRRIYRIFSHAYFHHRQIFDKYENETFLCHRFTRFVMKYNLMSKDNLIVPIMEDETQNEPEADSEA